One Streptomyces coeruleorubidus DNA segment encodes these proteins:
- a CDS encoding pyridoxamine 5'-phosphate oxidase family protein: MKITEPPRTPEQRKADLLHRLEREIDIWVATADTEGVPCLVPLWFVWHDQAVWLCTRLTNPTGRNLRDGRRARLAFGDTRDVVLVDGDVETFTTDEVPPKAAGAFRAKTGWDPREGHASYAFFRVRPRAVQAWCEVHELPRRHLMRDGVWVV; this comes from the coding sequence ATGAAGATCACCGAGCCACCCCGCACCCCCGAGCAGCGCAAGGCGGACCTTCTGCATCGCCTGGAGCGGGAGATCGACATCTGGGTCGCGACGGCGGACACCGAAGGCGTGCCGTGCCTGGTCCCGCTCTGGTTCGTGTGGCACGACCAGGCCGTGTGGCTGTGCACACGGCTGACCAATCCCACGGGGCGCAATCTGCGGGACGGCCGACGGGCCCGGCTGGCCTTCGGGGACACCCGGGACGTCGTGCTCGTCGACGGTGACGTGGAGACGTTCACCACTGACGAGGTGCCGCCGAAGGCGGCCGGGGCGTTCCGTGCGAAGACCGGCTGGGATCCGCGCGAGGGCCACGCGTCCTACGCGTTCTTCCGGGTGCGGCCGCGCGCGGTGCAGGCGTGGTGCGAGGTGCACGAGCTGCCGCGCCGGCATCTCATGCGGGACGGGGTCTGGGTGGTCTGA
- a CDS encoding glycoside hydrolase family 19 protein gives MSRRRVSAVLAALALAGTAPVLLPASNASAAACSSYPNWVAGKSYAAGDIVRYTDGKAYIAEHANPGYDPTISTWYWEPYACDSGTPNARFVVTEAQFNQMFPNRNPFYTYSGLTAALSAYPGFAGTGSDTVKKQEAAAFLANVSHETGGLVHVVEQNTANYPHYCDWSRPYGCPAGQAAYYGRGPIQLSWNFNYKAAGDALGIDLLNNPWLVQNDAAVAWKTALWYWNTQTGPGTMTPHNAMVNGAGFGQTIRSINGSLECDGKNPAQVQSRVNNYQRFTQILGTSPGGNLYC, from the coding sequence ATGTCGAGACGCCGCGTCTCCGCCGTCCTGGCCGCCCTCGCCCTCGCGGGCACCGCGCCGGTGCTCCTGCCGGCCTCGAACGCCTCCGCCGCCGCGTGCTCCAGCTATCCCAACTGGGTGGCCGGGAAGTCGTACGCCGCCGGCGACATCGTCCGCTACACCGACGGCAAGGCGTACATCGCCGAGCACGCCAACCCGGGCTACGACCCGACCATCAGCACTTGGTACTGGGAGCCGTACGCCTGCGACAGCGGCACGCCCAACGCGCGCTTCGTCGTGACCGAGGCGCAGTTCAACCAGATGTTCCCGAACCGGAATCCCTTCTACACCTACAGCGGTCTCACCGCCGCCCTGAGCGCCTACCCCGGCTTCGCGGGCACCGGCAGCGACACGGTGAAGAAGCAGGAGGCCGCCGCCTTCCTCGCCAACGTCAGCCACGAGACCGGCGGCCTGGTGCACGTGGTGGAGCAGAACACCGCCAACTACCCGCACTACTGCGACTGGAGCCGACCCTACGGCTGTCCGGCCGGCCAGGCCGCCTACTACGGGCGCGGCCCGATCCAGCTGAGCTGGAACTTCAACTACAAGGCCGCGGGTGACGCGCTCGGCATCGACCTGCTGAACAACCCCTGGCTGGTGCAGAACGACGCGGCCGTCGCCTGGAAGACGGCCCTGTGGTACTGGAACACCCAGACCGGTCCCGGCACCATGACTCCGCACAACGCCATGGTCAACGGCGCCGGCTTCGGCCAGACCATCCGCAGCATCAACGGCTCCCTGGAGTGCGACGGCAAGAACCCGGCGCAGGTGCAGAGCCGTGTGAACAACTACCAGCGGTTCACGCAGATCCTCGGGACGTCACCCGGCGGCAATCTCTACTGCTGA
- a CDS encoding MarR family winged helix-turn-helix transcriptional regulator, with protein sequence MPTPPPRRPDDLVQLLTRAERLAARRLQAVLEEEGCSLDAWRVLALLSDGEGHHMTAIAEAAFLPPGTLTKLVDQLVDRNLVHRRVDPFDRRRVLAHLTPRGQEYWQRLDRAVRAGWPPLGDGDDDLLRSLLERLAATLAGSARV encoded by the coding sequence ATGCCCACCCCACCCCCGCGCCGGCCGGACGACCTGGTGCAACTGCTGACGCGGGCCGAGCGGCTGGCGGCGCGGCGGTTGCAGGCCGTGCTGGAGGAAGAGGGCTGCTCGCTCGACGCGTGGCGGGTGCTGGCCCTGCTGTCCGACGGCGAGGGGCACCACATGACGGCGATCGCTGAGGCCGCCTTTCTGCCGCCTGGGACGCTGACCAAGCTGGTCGACCAGCTCGTCGACCGGAACCTCGTGCACCGCCGGGTCGACCCGTTCGACCGCCGCCGCGTCCTCGCCCACCTCACCCCCCGCGGCCAGGAGTACTGGCAGCGGCTCGACCGCGCGGTGCGCGCCGGCTGGCCCCCGCTCGGCGACGGTGACGACGACCTGCTGCGGTCCCTGCTGGAGCGGCTGGCCGCGACGCTGGCGGGGTCGGCACGCGTGTGA
- a CDS encoding substrate-binding domain-containing protein, with amino-acid sequence MSRHDLPAPEWFTADDSVLGVALVFPLQGPAGIFGPTCELCARLAAEEVNRDGGVLGRELRLVPVDGSGPPGEVADHVEALVDLGVVQGVTGWHISSVRQAMAPRIAHRVPYVYTALYEGGEDTAGVFLTSETPRDQLRPAMDLLAHERGVRRWFVVGNDYVWPRRTARAARGYAHRSGGSVAGEVYLPLGTHDFEPVLRRIERSDADGVLMLLVGSDAVRFNRAFAAHGLPARCLRLSTLMDENMLMASGPAATEDLYSTSGFFASLANRDTLDFHGQYAARYGVEAPALGSLGESCYEGVLLLAALLKRAGTLDVAAIGAAAGAVSYEGPRGLLHLRDSHVRQRIYLARADGLDFDVLTELDLRGAHP; translated from the coding sequence ATGTCCCGGCACGACCTCCCCGCGCCCGAGTGGTTCACGGCCGACGACTCCGTGCTCGGCGTGGCGCTCGTCTTCCCCTTGCAGGGGCCGGCCGGCATCTTCGGGCCCACCTGCGAGCTGTGCGCCCGGCTGGCCGCCGAGGAGGTCAACCGGGACGGCGGCGTGCTCGGCAGGGAGCTGCGGCTGGTGCCGGTCGACGGCTCGGGCCCGCCCGGCGAGGTCGCCGACCACGTCGAGGCGCTGGTGGACCTGGGCGTCGTACAAGGCGTCACGGGCTGGCACATCTCCTCGGTGCGCCAGGCGATGGCGCCGCGGATCGCGCACCGCGTCCCGTACGTGTACACCGCGCTGTACGAGGGCGGTGAGGACACGGCGGGCGTGTTCCTGACGAGCGAGACGCCGCGCGACCAACTGCGGCCCGCGATGGACCTGCTGGCGCACGAGCGCGGGGTGCGTCGGTGGTTCGTCGTCGGCAACGACTACGTCTGGCCGCGGCGTACGGCACGGGCGGCCCGCGGGTACGCTCACCGGTCCGGCGGGTCCGTCGCCGGCGAGGTCTATCTCCCGCTCGGCACCCACGACTTCGAGCCGGTGCTGCGCCGCATCGAACGCTCGGACGCCGACGGGGTGCTGATGCTGCTCGTCGGCAGCGACGCGGTGCGCTTCAACCGGGCGTTCGCGGCGCACGGCCTGCCCGCCCGCTGTCTGCGGCTGAGCACGCTGATGGACGAGAACATGCTGATGGCGAGCGGCCCGGCGGCCACCGAGGACCTCTACAGCACGTCGGGGTTCTTCGCCTCGCTGGCCAACCGGGACACCCTCGACTTCCACGGGCAGTACGCGGCCCGCTACGGCGTCGAGGCACCCGCCCTCGGCAGCCTCGGCGAGTCCTGCTACGAGGGCGTGCTGTTGCTGGCCGCGCTGCTGAAGCGGGCCGGGACGCTGGACGTGGCGGCGATCGGCGCGGCGGCGGGCGCGGTGTCGTACGAGGGTCCGCGCGGACTGCTGCACCTGCGCGACAGCCATGTCCGCCAGCGCATCTACCTGGCCCGCGCCGACGGGCTCGACTTCGACGTGCTGACGGAACTGGACCTGCGCGGCGCGCACCCTTGA
- a CDS encoding acyl-CoA dehydrogenase family protein, translated as MSSASLASPPHPLVTRARRLAHDLLVPHAERVDQEGVPASHIEAVRRSGLLGLGAPEEYGGADAPAAVAREVAEILAGACCSTWFVQTQHHTPVKLLATSDSPVREMLLGPLATGESLAGIAFAHVRAFPRVPVRAVPERGGWRFEGTVPWYTGWGLNDVMLLAGVTDSAEVVFVVAEAREQPGMRPSAPMRLAALTAARTVSLELDGLWVPQDAVVLRTSQEQFAQVDLPRAANTSPAVFGVASAALDLVADAPDGREPARSLRARLDEVRREAYALADHPVPHECVPERLALKARAYDVLRAATTAAIVAGGGRSMALDSRAQRLAREGMFLLVQGQTAEARRTHLGALASGQPSRGSADGLSVRDGTLPQNSASITLM; from the coding sequence ATGAGCTCCGCATCCCTCGCCTCCCCGCCCCACCCCCTCGTCACCCGCGCACGGCGGCTGGCGCACGATCTCCTCGTCCCGCACGCCGAGCGCGTCGACCAGGAGGGGGTGCCGGCGAGCCACATCGAGGCGGTGCGTCGGTCGGGCCTGCTCGGGCTGGGCGCGCCGGAGGAGTACGGCGGGGCGGACGCGCCCGCCGCCGTGGCGCGGGAGGTCGCGGAGATCCTGGCCGGGGCGTGCTGCTCCACATGGTTCGTGCAGACACAGCACCACACTCCGGTGAAGCTGCTCGCCACATCCGACTCACCGGTCCGGGAGATGCTGCTGGGCCCGCTGGCGACCGGCGAGTCGCTGGCCGGCATCGCGTTCGCGCACGTGCGAGCCTTCCCCCGCGTGCCGGTGCGGGCCGTGCCCGAGCGGGGCGGCTGGCGCTTCGAGGGCACGGTGCCCTGGTACACGGGCTGGGGTCTGAACGACGTGATGCTGCTGGCGGGTGTGACGGACTCGGCCGAGGTGGTGTTCGTCGTCGCCGAGGCCCGCGAACAGCCGGGGATGCGTCCGTCGGCGCCGATGCGGCTCGCGGCCCTCACCGCCGCCCGCACGGTCTCCCTGGAGCTGGACGGCCTGTGGGTGCCGCAGGACGCCGTCGTGCTGCGCACCTCGCAGGAGCAGTTCGCCCAGGTCGACCTGCCCAGGGCCGCCAACACCAGTCCGGCCGTGTTCGGGGTGGCGAGCGCGGCGCTGGACCTGGTGGCGGACGCCCCGGACGGCCGTGAGCCGGCCCGGTCGCTGCGGGCCCGGCTCGACGAGGTCCGGCGGGAGGCCTACGCCCTGGCCGACCACCCCGTTCCGCACGAGTGCGTCCCTGAACGGCTGGCGCTGAAGGCACGGGCGTACGACGTGCTGCGGGCGGCCACGACCGCGGCGATCGTGGCCGGGGGCGGCCGGTCCATGGCCCTGGACAGCCGGGCGCAGCGCCTCGCACGCGAGGGAATGTTCCTGCTGGTGCAGGGCCAGACCGCCGAGGCACGCCGGACGCACCTCGGCGCGCTGGCGTCCGGTCAGCCGAGCCGCGGCAGCGCCGACGGTTTGTCCGTGCGGGACGGGACCTTGCCGCAGAACTCCGCTTCGATCACGTTGATGTAG
- a CDS encoding serine hydrolase domain-containing protein, whose product MKKRASRTVSIGLAVALSAAAAALAPSAHAAQSQRDHEATRTALHDLVERGGLPGVAAKVRDGKGSWFAEAGYADTGTGRERSPGDHFRGASITKTFVATVLLQLEAEGGLSLDDTVESWLPGLVRGDGYDGDKITLRQLLNHTSGIANYTDDPAFLHDAAGPGFPEHRYDTHTPEELVAIALKHPPLPDPETTPVYSNTNFVIAGMVVEKATGRSYAQEITRRIIRPLKLRGTSFPGTSPHMPKPHPVGYSRLHQEAPDAPIHDATEQNMTWLGAAGDVISTSGDLNRFQRALLKGELLPPKQMKEMLDEVPAGGGLGYGLGVEFAQLSCGVKVVGKSGRANGSLSAMVGTQDGKHQLTFNINGDWLPDPSLYINVIEAEFCGKVPSRTDKPSALPRLG is encoded by the coding sequence ATGAAGAAGCGGGCTTCACGCACCGTCTCGATCGGCCTGGCCGTGGCGTTGTCCGCCGCAGCGGCGGCGCTCGCCCCGTCCGCACACGCGGCACAGTCGCAGCGTGATCACGAGGCGACTCGCACCGCGTTGCACGATCTGGTCGAGAGGGGCGGGCTGCCCGGAGTGGCAGCCAAGGTCCGTGACGGCAAGGGGAGTTGGTTCGCGGAGGCCGGTTACGCCGACACCGGCACGGGGCGCGAGCGTTCCCCCGGCGACCACTTCCGCGGGGCCAGCATCACGAAGACCTTCGTCGCGACCGTCCTGCTCCAGTTGGAGGCCGAAGGCGGACTGAGCCTGGACGACACGGTCGAGTCGTGGCTGCCGGGCCTGGTGCGGGGCGACGGCTACGACGGCGACAAGATCACTCTGCGGCAGCTCCTCAACCACACCAGCGGCATCGCCAACTACACCGACGACCCCGCCTTCCTCCACGACGCCGCGGGCCCCGGCTTCCCGGAGCACCGCTACGACACCCATACACCCGAGGAACTCGTGGCGATCGCGCTGAAGCACCCGCCGCTGCCCGACCCGGAGACGACGCCGGTGTACTCGAACACCAACTTCGTCATCGCCGGGATGGTCGTCGAGAAGGCGACGGGCCGCTCGTACGCGCAGGAGATCACCCGCCGCATCATCCGGCCGCTGAAGCTGCGCGGTACGTCGTTCCCCGGCACGTCACCCCATATGCCGAAACCCCACCCCGTCGGCTACTCCCGGCTGCATCAGGAGGCCCCGGACGCACCGATCCATGACGCCACCGAACAGAACATGACCTGGCTGGGCGCGGCCGGTGACGTCATCTCCACGAGCGGCGACCTGAACCGCTTCCAACGGGCTTTGCTCAAGGGCGAGTTGCTGCCCCCGAAGCAGATGAAGGAGATGCTCGACGAGGTTCCCGCGGGGGGCGGGCTCGGGTACGGACTCGGAGTCGAGTTCGCGCAGCTGTCCTGCGGCGTGAAGGTCGTGGGCAAGAGCGGCCGTGCGAACGGCTCCCTGTCCGCGATGGTCGGCACACAGGACGGGAAGCACCAGCTGACGTTCAACATCAACGGTGACTGGCTCCCGGACCCGTCGCTCTACATCAACGTGATCGAAGCGGAGTTCTGCGGCAAGGTCCCGTCCCGCACGGACAAACCGTCGGCGCTGCCGCGGCTCGGCTGA
- a CDS encoding LLM class flavin-dependent oxidoreductase, which produces MSLTFHWFLPTNGDSRHVVGGGHGTPATASGRDRPPTVAYLSQIARAAEEVGFAGALTPTGAWCEDAWLTTAMVSRHTERLKFLVAFRPGLISPTLAAQMASTFQRQTGGRLLLNVVTGGENQEQRAFGDFLDKDSRYRRTGEFLHVVKELWQGGTVDLHGEHLRVQGAALARVPDPVPQVYFGGSSPIAGEIAARHADVYLTWGEPPAQVAEKLDRIRSLAAAEGRSLRFGIRLHVITRDTAEQAWAEADRLLDGFDPETVASVQAGLARSESEGQRRMLALHGGRRDRLEIHPNVWAGIGLVRGGAGTALVGSHDEVAERIKEYHALGIEEFILSGYPHLEEAYWFGEGVLPRLAAQGLWRHPADKEAAPTASTTPTEPSVLAPFAS; this is translated from the coding sequence GTGTCCCTCACCTTCCACTGGTTCCTGCCCACCAACGGCGACAGCCGCCATGTCGTCGGCGGCGGCCACGGCACCCCGGCCACCGCATCCGGCCGGGACCGGCCGCCGACGGTCGCCTACCTGAGCCAGATCGCCCGCGCCGCCGAGGAGGTGGGCTTCGCCGGTGCCCTCACGCCCACCGGCGCCTGGTGCGAGGACGCGTGGCTCACCACCGCGATGGTCAGCCGGCACACCGAACGCCTCAAGTTCCTCGTGGCCTTCCGGCCCGGGCTGATCTCGCCCACCCTCGCCGCGCAGATGGCCTCCACCTTCCAGCGGCAGACCGGCGGACGGCTCCTGCTCAACGTGGTCACCGGTGGCGAGAACCAGGAACAGCGCGCCTTCGGCGACTTCCTCGACAAGGACAGCCGGTACCGCCGGACCGGCGAATTCCTGCACGTCGTAAAGGAGTTGTGGCAGGGCGGGACCGTCGACCTGCACGGTGAGCACCTCCGGGTGCAAGGCGCGGCGCTCGCCCGCGTGCCCGACCCCGTTCCCCAGGTGTACTTCGGCGGCTCCTCGCCCATCGCCGGTGAGATCGCCGCCCGGCACGCCGACGTCTATCTCACCTGGGGGGAGCCGCCCGCCCAGGTCGCCGAGAAGCTCGACCGGATCCGCTCCCTGGCCGCCGCCGAGGGCCGCAGTCTCCGCTTCGGCATTCGGCTGCACGTCATCACCCGTGACACCGCCGAGCAGGCCTGGGCCGAGGCGGACCGGCTGCTGGACGGATTCGACCCGGAGACCGTGGCGTCGGTGCAGGCCGGGCTCGCCCGCAGCGAGTCCGAGGGGCAGCGGCGCATGCTCGCCCTGCACGGCGGCCGGCGCGATCGCCTGGAGATCCATCCCAACGTGTGGGCAGGGATCGGCCTGGTGCGCGGTGGTGCGGGCACCGCCCTGGTCGGCAGCCATGACGAGGTCGCCGAGCGGATCAAGGAGTACCACGCCCTCGGTATCGAGGAGTTCATCCTCTCCGGCTACCCCCACCTGGAGGAGGCGTACTGGTTCGGCGAGGGCGTGCTGCCGCGCCTTGCCGCACAAGGGCTGTGGCGGCACCCCGCGGACAAGGAGGCCGCGCCTACCGCCTCCACCACGCCCACCGAACCCTCCGTACTCGCGCCGTTCGCGAGCTAG
- the ssuE gene encoding NADPH-dependent FMN reductase: protein MVTVLSVSGSPSASSRTSRLLRHLDERLAAQGHDVIPLDVRTIPAEALLGADFRHPAIVEATDLFARADGIVVGTPVYKASYSGVLKALLDLLPQYALTGKTVLPLATGGSIAHVLAIDYALRPVLTSMGAAHIVQGWFTLDKDITVHDDGSLTVAPAATEALTQVVDQFSAALGRTPLLAVAG from the coding sequence ATGGTCACCGTCCTGTCCGTCTCCGGCAGCCCCTCCGCCTCCTCCCGCACCAGCCGACTGCTGCGCCACCTGGACGAGCGGCTGGCCGCACAGGGCCATGACGTGATCCCGCTCGACGTCCGCACCATCCCCGCCGAGGCGCTGCTCGGCGCGGACTTCCGGCACCCCGCGATCGTCGAGGCCACCGACCTGTTCGCACGTGCCGACGGCATCGTCGTCGGCACCCCCGTCTACAAGGCGTCCTACTCCGGTGTCCTCAAGGCACTGCTGGACCTGCTCCCGCAGTACGCACTCACCGGCAAGACCGTGCTGCCGCTCGCCACCGGCGGCAGCATCGCCCATGTCCTGGCCATCGACTACGCCCTGCGCCCGGTGCTCACCTCCATGGGCGCGGCCCACATAGTGCAGGGCTGGTTCACCCTCGACAAGGACATCACCGTGCACGACGACGGGTCCCTGACCGTCGCGCCGGCCGCCACCGAGGCGCTCACCCAGGTGGTCGACCAGTTCTCCGCGGCGCTCGGCCGCACCCCGCTGCTGGCCGTGGCGGGCTGA
- a CDS encoding putative leader peptide, which yields MTMRLDLTRRRHVDLARVSSASCRAAA from the coding sequence ATGACCATGCGACTGGACCTCACGCGGCGACGCCACGTCGACCTCGCGCGCGTCTCCAGCGCCTCCTGTCGCGCCGCAGCCTGA
- a CDS encoding SPW repeat protein: MANVSPTRGDITSHPDASEMRDRYARVLGDRDVALVDGPVFLLGLYCAASPWILHYTTSQPPLVTHNLIMGIAIGLLALGFTRAPERMYGLSWAMCALGVWMIVSPWVVGESPDTGVVWNNIIIGALAVILGLVCAGTAAKASKRP, translated from the coding sequence ATGGCCAACGTCTCGCCCACCAGAGGTGACATAACCAGCCACCCTGATGCCTCCGAGATGCGGGATCGGTACGCCCGTGTGCTCGGTGATCGCGATGTGGCGCTCGTGGACGGACCGGTGTTCCTGCTCGGTCTGTACTGCGCGGCCTCCCCGTGGATACTCCACTACACGACCAGCCAGCCACCGCTCGTGACACACAACCTGATCATGGGCATCGCGATCGGTCTGCTGGCGCTCGGGTTCACTCGCGCTCCGGAGCGTATGTACGGCCTGAGCTGGGCCATGTGCGCACTCGGGGTGTGGATGATCGTCTCGCCGTGGGTCGTCGGCGAAAGCCCGGACACCGGCGTCGTGTGGAACAACATCATCATCGGTGCACTGGCCGTGATTCTGGGTCTGGTGTGCGCCGGCACGGCGGCGAAAGCCTCCAAGAGGCCCTAG
- a CDS encoding GlsB/YeaQ/YmgE family stress response membrane protein: MEIDGIISAIVIGIVIGVLGRLVVPGRQRIGILWTILVGIIAALVGSAIAAAFDVADTKGVDWVEWLIQIGLAALGVAALDRSKARR; this comes from the coding sequence ATGGAGATCGACGGCATCATCAGTGCCATCGTGATCGGCATCGTCATCGGCGTCCTGGGCCGGCTCGTGGTCCCGGGCCGTCAGCGGATCGGAATCCTGTGGACGATCCTCGTCGGCATCATCGCCGCGTTGGTCGGCTCCGCGATCGCCGCCGCGTTCGACGTCGCCGACACCAAGGGCGTCGACTGGGTGGAGTGGCTCATCCAGATCGGCCTCGCAGCGCTCGGCGTCGCCGCGCTGGACCGCTCGAAAGCACGCCGCTGA
- a CDS encoding NAD-dependent epimerase/dehydratase family protein — translation MTTIRKNQSILLAGASGVLGRHVTRGLTEAGHKVTGLGRSADNGIRADLMDRDALLRAVDGHHFDTVIHAATALRRPPMRDRDMFATDALRTEGTAHLVEAARVTGARRFVVESMVFGYGYGDHGDRPLTEDDPFGPRGRTPQLERHIAAMRIKERLAFETEALEGIALRFGLFYGPGGTDALLSLLRRLQLPMPADRGRVLPWVELTDAARAVVAAVERGRPGQAYNIADRTPLGFRAHVESVAGAFGLPKPMTVPLWLMKPMSYAHTVMSSRLVVSCAKAEGELGWTPLYPSSREGLAAMRSAGR, via the coding sequence ATGACGACGATCCGCAAGAACCAGAGCATCCTCCTCGCCGGCGCGAGCGGCGTCCTCGGCCGGCACGTCACCCGCGGCCTGACCGAGGCGGGCCACAAGGTCACCGGACTCGGCCGGAGCGCGGACAACGGCATCCGCGCGGACCTCATGGACCGTGACGCGCTGCTGCGCGCCGTCGACGGACACCACTTCGACACCGTGATCCACGCCGCGACCGCCCTGCGCAGGCCCCCCATGCGCGACCGCGACATGTTCGCCACCGACGCGCTGCGCACCGAGGGCACGGCCCATCTCGTCGAAGCCGCCCGCGTCACCGGTGCCCGCCGCTTCGTCGTGGAGTCGATGGTCTTCGGCTACGGCTACGGGGACCACGGCGACCGCCCGCTCACCGAGGACGACCCCTTCGGCCCGCGCGGCAGGACCCCGCAGCTGGAGCGGCACATCGCGGCCATGCGGATCAAGGAACGGCTCGCCTTCGAGACCGAGGCGCTGGAGGGCATCGCGCTCCGCTTCGGCCTGTTCTACGGCCCCGGCGGCACCGACGCCCTGCTGTCCCTGCTGCGCAGACTGCAACTGCCCATGCCCGCCGACCGCGGCCGGGTGCTGCCGTGGGTGGAGCTCACCGACGCGGCCCGCGCGGTGGTCGCCGCCGTGGAACGCGGCCGGCCCGGCCAGGCGTACAACATCGCCGACCGCACCCCGCTCGGCTTCCGCGCCCACGTCGAGAGCGTGGCCGGGGCGTTCGGACTGCCGAAGCCGATGACCGTACCGCTGTGGCTGATGAAGCCCATGTCGTACGCGCACACGGTGATGTCGTCACGGCTGGTGGTGTCCTGCGCCAAGGCGGAAGGAGAGCTGGGCTGGACGCCGCTGTACCCGTCCAGCCGTGAAGGGCTCGCCGCCATGCGGTCGGCGGGCCGCTGA
- a CDS encoding GNAT family N-acetyltransferase, which translates to MDHTAVLALFDRELRQGAPPDGPGARVERTGEVVRQVAAAPGWNGVLWSALDETAADAAIAEQIAHYTGLGLDFEWKLYEHDRPADLGQRLRAAGFTPEPAETLMIGEAGELALDAEPPEGVRVEPVTDPTGVDLVADVHEKAFGADSSRLRDQLLARLSADPDSVVAVVAMAGREPVSAARMEFVPGTQFAGLWGGGTVEGWRGRGIYRALVAHRAHAAAARGYRYLQVDASSQSRPILERLGFTPLTTTTPYVYTP; encoded by the coding sequence GTGGATCACACCGCAGTACTCGCCCTGTTCGACCGTGAGCTGCGCCAGGGTGCGCCGCCGGACGGCCCCGGCGCCCGCGTCGAGCGGACCGGTGAGGTGGTGCGCCAGGTCGCCGCCGCGCCGGGCTGGAACGGCGTCCTGTGGTCCGCCCTCGACGAGACGGCGGCGGACGCGGCGATCGCCGAGCAGATCGCCCACTACACCGGGCTCGGCCTGGACTTCGAGTGGAAGCTGTACGAACACGACCGGCCGGCGGACCTCGGGCAGCGGCTGCGCGCGGCCGGGTTCACGCCCGAGCCCGCGGAGACGCTGATGATCGGCGAGGCCGGCGAGCTTGCTCTCGACGCCGAACCGCCGGAGGGCGTCCGCGTGGAGCCGGTCACCGACCCGACGGGCGTGGATCTCGTGGCCGACGTCCACGAGAAGGCGTTCGGCGCGGACAGCTCCCGGCTGCGCGACCAGCTCCTCGCCCGGCTCTCGGCCGACCCGGACTCGGTAGTCGCCGTCGTGGCGATGGCAGGCCGCGAGCCGGTGAGCGCGGCCCGCATGGAATTCGTGCCCGGTACGCAGTTCGCCGGACTGTGGGGCGGCGGCACCGTCGAGGGCTGGCGCGGCCGCGGCATCTACCGCGCCCTGGTGGCCCACCGCGCCCACGCCGCCGCGGCACGCGGCTACCGCTACCTCCAGGTCGACGCCTCCAGCCAGAGCCGCCCCATCCTGGAGCGCCTGGGCTTCACCCCGCTGACCACGACGACGCCGTACGTGTACACGCCGTAG
- a CDS encoding nucleoside deaminase, producing MVVKDTELPYLRRCVELAAEALEAGHEPFGSVLVGGDGTVLGEDHNRVASGDRTRHPEFELARWSAGRLTPEERAAATVYTSGEHCPMCAAAHAWVGLGRIVYVASSGQLASWLSELGVPAPPVRTLPVHEVAPGVVVDGPVPELTERVRELHVRFHRGRD from the coding sequence ATGGTCGTGAAGGACACGGAATTGCCGTACCTGCGCCGCTGCGTGGAGCTCGCGGCCGAGGCGCTCGAGGCCGGCCACGAGCCGTTCGGTTCGGTCCTGGTCGGCGGGGACGGCACGGTCCTCGGCGAGGACCACAACCGGGTGGCCTCGGGCGATCGCACCCGGCACCCCGAGTTCGAGCTGGCGCGCTGGTCGGCGGGCCGCCTCACGCCCGAGGAGCGGGCGGCGGCCACGGTCTACACCTCCGGCGAGCACTGCCCGATGTGTGCGGCCGCACACGCCTGGGTCGGTCTGGGACGCATCGTCTACGTCGCCTCGTCCGGACAACTCGCGTCATGGCTGAGCGAGTTGGGGGTCCCCGCGCCGCCGGTGCGGACACTCCCCGTCCACGAGGTCGCACCGGGTGTGGTCGTGGACGGTCCGGTGCCCGAACTGACGGAACGGGTGAGGGAGTTGCACGTGCGGTTCCATCGGGGACGCGACTGA